One window of the Camelina sativa cultivar DH55 chromosome 1, Cs, whole genome shotgun sequence genome contains the following:
- the LOC104777291 gene encoding uncharacterized protein LOC104777291 — protein sequence MMLMEETSGHTPNRVGEVQMGNGHKRERSEETDKQDLVSNKAQKWFFQKCVNFSAVDSPSFKEALKEVQDRVKKIKDSWAITGCSILLDAWVDQKGHDLVSFVADCPAGAVYLTSFDVSDIKNDVTALTSLVNGLIEEVGVRNVTQIIACSTSGWVGELGEQFASHNNEVFWSVSLSHCFELMLLKIVKMYSFGDILEKVNSIWEFINNSPSVLKIFREQSHGKDITVSSSEFEFVTPYLILESIFKAKKNLAAMFALSDWKKNLKAMSNLVKDSSFWKKVERVVKCTSPLIHGLLLFSTANNQHVGYIYDTMDRIKDSVARELNHSKQCYKPFWDVLDDVWDKHLHNPLHAAGYFLNPSAFYSTDFHLDPEVATGLISSLLHMVQERHIQLKIATQLDMYRLGLDCFNEASQADQISEISPAEWWAQKAGHHPELQNFAFKILSQTCEGASRYKLKRSLAENLLLTEGMSHGEQHHLEELAYVYYNLQLQISKGKASEEIVLV from the exons ATGATGTTGATGGAGGAAACATCTGGTCATACTCCTAACAGAGTTGGGGAAGTCCAAATGGGTAATGGTCATAAGCGTGAAAGAAGTGAAGAGACTGACAAGCAGGATTTGGTGTCAAACAAAGCCCAAAAGTGGTTCTTCCAAAAATGTGTCAATTTTTCAGCTGTGGATTCCCCAAGTTTCAAAGAAGCTTTGAAGGAAGTGCAAGATCGTGTGAAGAAGATTAAAGATTCATGGGCCATCACTGGGTGCAGCATCTTGTTGGATGCTTGGGTTGACCAGAAAGGCCATGATCTGGTTTCTTTTGTTGCAGATTGTCCAGCTGGGGCAGTGTATCTGACATCCTTTGATGTTTCAGATATTAAAAACGATGTCACTGCCTTAACATCGCTAGTAAATGGGCTCATTGAGGAAGTCGGAGTGCGTAATGTAACTCAGATCATTGCATGTTCAACCTCTGGTTGGGTTGGTGAATTGGGAGAACAATTTGCGAGTCACAACAATGAAGTTTTCTGGTCTGTGAGTCTATCCCATTGTTTTGAGCTTATGCTGCTGAAGATTGTGAAAATGTATTCCTTTGGAGACATACTTGAAAAGGTCAATAGTATCTGGGAGTTCATCAACAATAGTCCCTCGGTTTTGAAAATCTTCAGAGAGCAAAGTCATGGAAAAGACATAACAGTCTCCTCCTCAGAGTTTGAGTTTGTGACGCCATATTTAATACTAGAGAGTATTTTCAAGGCGAAGAAAAACTTGGCAGCCATGTTTGCTTTATCTGAttggaagaaaaacttgaaAGCAATGTCCAATTTGGTGAAAGATTCCTCTTTTTGGAAAAAAGTTGAAAGAGTTGTGAAATGTACATCTCCTCTGATTCACGGTCTACTCTTGTTTTCTACTGCAAACAATCAGCATGTTGGATATATTTATGACACTATGGACAGGATAAAGGATAGTGTCGCGAGGGAACTCAATCACAGTAAACAATGTTACAAGCCGTTTTGGGATGTGCTTGATGATGTCTGGGACAAGCACCTTCACAATCCTCTTCATGCTGCTGGCTACTTTCTGAACCCGAGTGCTTTCTATTCAACTGATTTTCATCTTGATCCAGAAGTTGCAACTGGTCTTATCTCCTCTCTGCTTCATATGGTACAAGAACGTCACATTCAACTGAAAATTGCCACACAGCTTGATATGTACAGACTCGGTCTAGATTGCTTTAACGAGGCCAGTCAAGCTGATCAGATCTCTGAAATATCTCCAG CTGAGTGGTGGGCTCAAAAGGCAGGCCATCATCCAGAACTACAGAATTTTGCATTTAAGATTCTGAGCCAGACATGTGAAGGTGCTTCGAGGTACAAGCTGAAGAGAAGCTTAGCAGAGAACCTGTTGCTCACTGAAGGAATGAGCCATGGTGAACAACATCATCTGGAAGAATTGGCATACGTTTATTATAATCTTCAGCTACAAATCTCGAAAGGCAAAGCAAGTGAAGAGATTGTGCTGGTGTAA
- the LOC104777295 gene encoding myb family transcription factor PHL6-like has translation MNRHSLVSTAPNECNKGVGQACLSSLPPVHNFLNVQPETRKSPFIRSQSPDSPGQLWSKNTSQSTFSRSSTFCTNLYLSSSSTSETQKHLGNSLPFLPDPSSYSHSASGVESARSPSVFTEDLGNPYGGGDNSGSLVKDFLNLSGDACSDGGFHDFGCSNDSYCLSDQMELQFLSDELELAITDRAETPRLDEIYETPLASSNPVTRLSPSQSCVAGAVSIDVVSSHPSPGSAANHKPRMRWTPELHESFVKSVIKLEGPEKATPKAVLKLMNVEGLTIYHVKSHLQKYRLAKYMPEKKEEKKNENSEERKLALSNSEADEKKKGAIQLIEALRMQMEVQKQLHEQLEVQRVLQLRIEEHAKYLEKMLEEQRKTGRLICSSPSQTVLSPSDDSIPDSQNMSKTEATSPQPSPSKKKKASETEVNKCESPQKRPRLENKADLEGPNR, from the exons ATGAACAGACATAGCCTTGTCTCAACGGCACCAAATGAATGCAATAAAGGAGTTGGTCAAGCTTGCTTGTCTTCTCTACCTCCGGTGCATAACTTTCTGAATGTCCAGCCAGAAACCCGGAAATCTCCCTTCATAAGATCACAATCTCCAGATTCACCTGGTCAGCTATGGTCTAAGAATACTTCTCAGAGCACCTTCTCTCGGTCTTCAACCTTCTGCACAAACCTCTACCTGTCATCATCTTCTACCTCTGAGACTCAAAAACATCTAGGAAACAGCCTTCCTTTCCTCCCTGATCCCTCCTCTTACAGCCACTCAGCCTCTGGAGTGGAGTCTGCAAGATCTCCATCTGTTTTCACTGAGGATTTGGGCAATCCATATGGTGGAGGAGACAACTCTGGATCGCTTGTCAAAGATTTCCTTAATCTTTCCGGGGATGCTTGTTCTGATGGCGGTTTTCATGATTTTGGCTGTTCGAATGACAGCTACTGTTTATCAGATCAAATGGAGTTGCAGTTCCTGTCTGATGAACTTGAGCTGGCCATCACAGACCGTGCTGAAACTCCCAGGCTTGAT GAGATCTATGAAACGCCATTGGCTTCGTCAAATCCAGTTACCAGGTTGAGTCCAAGCCAAAGCTGTGTTGCTGGAGCAGTGTCTATTGACGTAGTTTCATCTCACCCTTCTCCGGGATCAGCAGCCAATCACAAGCCAAGAATGAGATGGACTCCTGAGCTCCACGAGTCTTTTGTAAAGTCGGTGATCAAACTTGAAGGTCCCGAAA AGGCCACTCCAAAGGCTGTTCTGAAGCTCATGAATGTTGAGGGCTTGACGATCTATCACGTAAAAAGCCACTTGCAG AAGTATAGACTAGCCAAGTATATGCCAGAGAAAAAAGAAG AGAAAAAGAATGAGAACTCAGAAGAAAGGAAACTGGCTTTGAGTAACAGTGAAGCTGACGAGAAAAAGAAAGG GGCCATACAGTTAATTGAAGCTCTGCGTATGCAGATGGAAGTTCAGAAGCAATTGCATGAACAGCTTGAG GTGCAACGGGTGCTTCAGCTGCGAATTGAAGAGCATGCTAAATACTTGGAAAAGATGTTGGAAGAACAACGCAAAACCGGAAGGTTGatttgttcttctccttctcagACAGTGTTATCACCTAGTGATGACTCTATACCAGATTCTCAAAACATGTCTAAAACCGAAGCAACTTCTCCTCAGCCGTCAccatctaaaaagaaaaaagcttctGAAACCGAAGTCAACAAATGTGAAAGCCCTCAGAAACGTCCCAGGCTTGAGAACAAAGCTGATCTTGAAGGTCCTAATAGGTAG
- the LOC104777318 gene encoding nucleolin 1-like yields MFIFPDTVFALVYLRGEGAEEKALKLSGSDMGGHKVVAKPCPFNATDLDPVLSLTRDSDNSRQFMMGVTGFDISLHAPHVEHALLVHFSQCGRVLSACAPPADIEECEGVLDSIATVTLEGQAAVEKALQLCGCDVVEKALQLCGCDVKGLGFFQVTGVCPPPKRTLPIMTPPWMWTDGSLMIRRPDMPRMSRRTDGSIVFTPPPRIYMNLILDLLLWARI; encoded by the exons ATGTTCATATTCCCGGATACCGT TTTTGCCTTGGTTTATCTTCGGGGAGAAGGTGCAGAAGAGAAGGCGTTGAAACTTAGTGGGAGTGACATGGGAGGACACAAGGTAGTCGCTAAGCCTTGCCCGTTTAACGCCACTGACCTTGACCCTGTGCTCTCTCTTACAAGAGACTCAGACAATAGCCGACAGTTCAT GATGGGAGTTACGGGATTTGACATTTCGCTTCATGCGCCTCATGTCGAGCATGCGCTGCTTGTACATTTCTCTCAATGTGGACGTGTCCTGAGTGCTTGTGCTCCTCCTGCTGACATAGAAGAATGCGAAGGTGTTCTCGACAG CATAGCTACCGTTACTTTAGAGGGACAAGCTGCCGTAGAGAAGGCGCTGCAACTATGTGGATGTGATGTCGTAGAGAAGGCGCTGCAACTATGTGGATGTGATGTGAAAGGATTGGGTTTTTTTCAAGTTACTGGAGTTTGTCCGCCCCCAAAAAGGACGCTCCCCATCATGACGCCACCCTGGATGTGGACGGACGGCAGCCTCATGATTCGTCGTCCGGATAT gcCAAGGATGAGTCGAAGAACGGACGGCAGCATCGTGTTTACTCCTCCTCCCCGCATATACATGAATTTGATTCTTGATCTTTTATTGTGGGCAAGAATATAG